The genomic interval tatatatatatagttcccatccacactgtggaacttcttgttgatgatgtcataggttctctcaaAACACGcttcactgatgatgtcatcagtgttccaattagaaaaagtagaacaaaaatataactggCCCTCACAGAGCATGATCTGTAACAAAGTTGAAATATTTTCATAACTATTTGACAATGAATAACATCATCGTTATTTCAAATGCTAAATGTATGTGTGATTATCAATGAATCTAATAGTGAATATGAAATCAATGTAGGACTACAACATAGAGTGGAAATCACAATTTGGTGGAAATTAGCTTTTCTAGTCAGTGAGAtaatatctcataattatgactttttattatCTTTACTATTTTACGTTTCCTAGGTTTTTTCTACAGTAAGAATGGACTTCCATATGTTGGTCAGATGTTGGTCAGAGATAGAATTTTGGCCTCGATGCTGCGATGCTGGACGCCTCCATCATGACTTTGATCTTATTCTAACTTGACTAAGAAACATTGAGGTAAAACTTTCCTGAGTTCACCTTCATCTTCCTGCCATCTGGCACTGCCATCTCCGTCTCCTGTCCCAGAGTGAAGGAGAAGCTCTTGGAGAAGAGCGGATTCTTAATCTTCATGGTGAAATCTTGGCCATTTTGCTCGATCACAAACACAGGCTTCACATCTTTACGCATCTTGATGATCATTTCAGGAGCACCTTAAAGAAGACGTGGTTAAAACAAACACGTGAGGGATGCAAACGTAGGTTCATTACCTATTACTGTGAGAAACTCCTCAATGTTGTCCTCCTGGTAAACTTCCCAGGTGCCGTTGAAGTCCATGTCTGtatctgctgctgcttcttcttcttctgtttgatGAAGATAAGACCTCACTTCACCTCAGAGACGTCCCACGCTGCTGGTTGTCACAGTGGAGACACCAAAACTCCCTGTTGTGGAGTTTCCAGCACTGAGACGCACTGAAAGGTTTCCATTTGTCacaatgtcattttgttttttaaagaaacatgtgAAGCCTTCATCATTCTTTTTTAGCTCAGTGTAGTTCAAAGGTGACACGAACCTCAGTTTCATCTAAAGTAGGTGGCTCAAACCAGTAAAATCAAACAATATTTAttgatttctttattatttcaattgtatgcgtgtatgtacagtatgtaatgcgttaacattagatagtatgggaagattgagtatgcgagacaTACAATTACATATACTATAAGGGGACATATTTTAAGTATGAAAGGTGGGCAcacgagtcatactcaaccgtcccatgatgcattgcgagcagaaagGGACCGTCTTCAAGCTAAAACAAAACAttcccctttcaaaataaaagcatctcttcttgtcttccaataGTTTTGTAACACTTttctaaatagggctcttattttgaagttaaccggaagttttgtcagtagcacaataaagggtctctgaaaatctgtgtttaataacaataatacatcaattttatatagcgcttttttggacactcaaagtcgctttacagaattaaaggattattctttcactccacactgatattgcgatatcaataattataaactcacctttacaagtacaaaatggtataaaatactATTTACTACAAGCAAATTATAACTAACAGTAATTCGAGTaccaacatcaaaaacaagtgatatattttttatataactttaaaaaaaaaacaacttttgcttctacaacagattctgattagttcttaaattcttttttttttaaaacaagtaaccacatacatctataaaagtgtccagtaaataaagtgcaatcaccatccaagctaaaatgcatatTTTTCCCGCCCTGAATATGCATAAGTCAGTTTTATACTCTTATACATACTTTTAGCAGGTGGAACAAATCAAGGACAACCCATAAAAACACAAGTCAaagattttccttttttttaatttagagaCGATTATTCACAAATCAAAACACTTTCTGCAAAATGTAAGACACAGAACAAGCGGAACACTTTAAGGCAAACCTGCAGGTGGTCAAAGCTCGGGCAGtgaagtgcacacacacacacacacacacacacacacacacacaaaggcagCTCAGCAGGAGGAAACATAAGGCAGAAGATTCAAAGATTCCAACTCCAACAAACTTTGATCCACAATTAAGTCCCTGAGAAAACACTGGATAGTGGAGCAGC from Gouania willdenowi chromosome 11, fGouWil2.1, whole genome shotgun sequence carries:
- the fabp10b gene encoding fatty acid-binding protein 10-A, liver basic — protein: MDFNGTWEVYQEDNIEEFLTVIGAPEMIIKMRKDVKPVFVIEQNGQDFTMKIKNPLFSKSFSFTLGQETEMAVPDGRKMKGVVQKQDGKLIFQTEKFTSVREIQGDEMTETLTAGSVTAISKSKRI